One genomic window of Meriones unguiculatus strain TT.TT164.6M chromosome 13 unlocalized genomic scaffold, Bangor_MerUng_6.1 Chr13_unordered_Scaffold_39, whole genome shotgun sequence includes the following:
- the LOC132651071 gene encoding zinc finger protein ZFP2-like, producing FKCTLCGKTFPYITVLIWHKRTHTGEKLYKCNQCGKAFAKSSQLIRHKRTHTGEKHYECNQCGKAFAQNSTLLSHTRTHTGEKPYECNECGKAFAENSTLLTHKRTHTGEKPYECNQCGKAFAQNSHLISHKRTHTGEKPYECNECGKAFAKKSHLMSHKRTHTGEKPYECNECGKAFAQNSTLLSHKRTHTGEKPYECNQCGKAFAKNSHLMSHKRTHTGEKAYECNECGKAFAQNSTLLSHKRTHTGEKPYECNQYGKAFAQNSTLLSHKRTHSKEKPYECNQCGKAFAENSHLIRHKRTHTGKKPYEYTQPDKAFAQQSSLQKQEK from the coding sequence tttaaatgcactctatgtgggaaaaccttcccctatatcactgttcttatatggcataaaagaacacacactggagagaagctttacaaatgtaatcaatgtggtaaagcctttgcaaaaagcagtcagctcatacggcataaaagaacacatactggagagaaacattatgaatgtaatcagtgtggcaaagcctttgcacaaaacagtactctcttaagccatacaagaacacacactggagagaaaccttatgaatgtaatgagtgtggcaaagcctttgcagaaaacagtactctcttaacccataaaagaacacacactggagagaaaccttatgaatgtaaccagtgtggtaaagcgtttgcacaaaacagtcatctcataagccataaaagaacacacactggagagaaaccttatgaatgtaatgagtgtggtaaagcctttgcaaaaaaaagtcatctcatgagccataaaagaacacacactggagagaaaccttatgaatgtaatgagtgtggtaaagcctttgcacaaaacagtactctcttaagccataaaagaacacacactggagagaaaccttatgaatgtaaccagtgtggtaaagcctttgcaaaaaacagtcatctcatgagccataaaagaacacacactggagagaaagcttatgaatgtaatgagtgtggcaaagcctttgcacaaaacagtactctcttaagccataaaagaacacacactggagagaaaccttatgaatgtaaccagtatggtaaagcctttgcacaaaacagtactctcttaagccataaaagaacacacagcaaagagaaaccttatgaatgtaaccagtgtggtaaagcctttgcagaaaacagtcatctcataagacataaaagaacacatactggaaagaaaccttatgaatatacccaacctgataaagcctttgcacagcagagtagtctccaaaaacaggaaaag